One stretch of Kluyveromyces marxianus DMKU3-1042 DNA, complete genome, chromosome 8 DNA includes these proteins:
- the BOP3 gene encoding Bop3p, whose protein sequence is MSNDRLPEVPALAVLLGSNVKTWPYSEETLVQALQLRSQQEQTKRQYYKLEQVNQSLELLKTAVNAGIPAPQIPLLFNSETAPTNEAESTDVRQMIYAKEQSPISSIPDKQPRNYKFPPTNQPAKQQVKPLVGSEMKTHRRTHSPARIGAEAVAALNSNMLLKEEDSHGSSKASTPQTNTHKRMQSLPTLKNEPTTGVLNFSAWHTYSAQGSGNNGFPKRPSTISPTTGASGPSSFPSSVRKHRRTSSTNSAFGVIDLNSINQISFKQSHSRSASVQDPRINTHSNSNSNHNSNINSNVDTKKSAGSAKVDINSTGSSEGTNDDTFSEPGSNDTSLEQVRKNPNSPKLLLKGPNYVDNLLNT, encoded by the coding sequence ATGTCGAATGATAGGCTACCTGAGGTACCAGCCTTGGCAGTGCTCTTGGGTTCCAATGTTAAAACATGGCCATATTCAGAGGAGACATTAGTCCAAGCATTGCAATTGCGCTctcaacaagaacaaactAAGAGGCAGTATTATAAGTTAGAACAGGTAAATCAATCACTAGAGCTACTGAAGACAGCTGTGAATGCTGGCATTCCGGCTCCTCAGATCCcacttcttttcaattctgaAACTGCTCCGACAAACGAAGCTGAAAGTACGGATGTTCGACAGATGATATATGCCAAGGAGCAATCGCCAATAAGTTCCATTCCTGATAAGCAGCCCCGAAACTACAAATTTCCACCCACGAACCAGCCTGCAAAACAACAGGTGAAGCCGCTTGTTGGGTCAGAGATGAAAACGCATCGAAGGACCCATTCACCAGCAAGAATCGGGGCAGAAGCCGTCGCGGCATTGAATAGCAATATGCTGctcaaagaagaagattcccACGGAAGTTCAAAGGCGTCTACACCTCAAACCAATACCCACAAACGAATGCAGTCACTGCCTACACTGAAAAATGAACCAACCACTGGTGTGCTCAACTTTTCTGCATGGCATACTTATTCAGCGCAGGGGTCAGGCAATAATGGTTTCCCCAAGAGACCTTCTACCATATCTCCAACTACAGGAGCTTCGGGTCCTTCGTCATTTCCATCCTCAGTACGTAAACACAGAAGAACAAGCTCGACTAATTCGGCATTCGGTGTTATTGATTTGAATTCCATTAATCAAATCTCGTTCAAGCAATCCCACTCAAGATCAGCTTCAGTGCAAGATCCCAGGATTAACACCCATAGTAACAGTAACAGTAACCATAACAGTAACATTAATAGCAACGTTGatacaaagaaaagcgCCGGTAGTGCTAAGGTTGATATCAACTCCACAGGGTCTTCGGAAGGGACAAATGATGATACTTTCAGTGAACCAGGCAGCAATGATACCTCACTTGAACAAGTAAGAAAAAACCCAAATAGTCCAAAACTGCTTCTGAAAGGGCCAAATTATGTTGACAATCTATTGAATACCTAA
- the LAP2 gene encoding bifunctional aminopeptidase/epoxide hydrolase, which translates to MICKRFPRAIVSSNLITTRYLHASSKIAMPLPPVLESRRPKQAPEFDYSTVSNYKSFLVKKSQLDVTVDFDKKTISGRVSYEIEKRNADETAIKLDTSFLDVSKVQVNDEENVKFEILPRSHPLGSQLVATPSVLPEQFKLSLEFSTTDKCTALQWLDVHQTSGKPYVFSQLEAIHARSLFPCFDTPSVKSPFVANIKSELPVVFSGIQTGFDEATKTYTFEQNVPIPAYLIGVASGDLVSASIGPRSKVYTEPYRLKDAVWEFDGDVEKFITTAEEIIFKYEWGTYDILVNPNSYPYGGMESPNMTFATPTLIAHDKSNIDVIAHELAHSWAGNLVTNCSWDHFWLNEGWTVYLERRITGAIYGEATRHFSALIGWNDLDNSISAMKNPERFSCLVQNLKDGADPDDAFSTVPYEKGSNLLFHLENVLGGKEAFDPFIKHYFSKFARQSLDTWQFLDTLFEFFHDKRAILEAVDWETWLFTPGMPPKPELITDLADNVYSLANKWIAAAQEFSDPQQFLKTFSANDVASFSSNQIVLFLDTLVQGGQPENSAFSWSSHRDACEAFCSIYDEKIGKSQNTEVIFRKFRLQIKSHDTTAYNALAEWLGTVGRMKYVRPGFRLLNEVDRDLAIRTFEKLQDTYHPICKALVKQDLDL; encoded by the coding sequence ATGATCTGTAAAAGATTTCCAAGGGCCATTGTGTCATCAAATCTAATAACAACAAGGTACTTGCAcgcttcttcaaaaatcGCCATGCCACTTCCTCCAGTATTGGAATCTCGCCGTCCAAAACAGGCTCCAGAGTTCGATTACTCGACTGTTTCCAACTACAAGTCGTTCTTGGTGAAGAAATCTCAATTGGACGTTACCGTTGACTTCGACAAGAAGACGATTAGCGGTAGAGTGTCGTATGAAATTGAGAAACGCAATGCGGACGAGACTGCGATCAAGTTGGacacttctttcttggacGTTAGCAAAGTCCAAGTGAACGATGAGGAAAACGTCAAGTTTGAGATTCTGCCAAGATCTCATCCTTTGGGGTCGCAATTAGTTGCGACTCCGTCGGTTTTGCCCGAACAGTTCAAGTTGTCTCTTGAGTTTTCGACCACTGATAAGTGTACTGCTTTGCAATGGCTAGACGTGCACCAGACTTCCGGGAAGCCATACGTTTTCTCGCAATTGGAAGCCATCCATGCTAGAAGTTTGTTCCCATGTTTCGACACTCCAAGTGTGAAGTCGCCATTTGTGGCCAACATCAAGTCTGAGTTGCCAGTTGTGTTCTCCGGTATCCAAACCGGGTTCGATGAGGCCACCAAGACTTACACTTTCGAGCAAAACGTTCCTATTCCTGCGTACTTGATCGGTGTCGCATCCGGTGACCTTGTGAGCGCTTCGATTGGTCCTCGTTCCAAGGTTTACACTGAACCATACCGTTTGAAGGACGCTGTGTGGGAATTCGACGGTGACGTTGAGAAATTCATCACCACTGCGGAAgaaatcatcttcaagtaCGAGTGGGGCACCTACGACATCTTGGTGAACCCAAACTCTTACCCATACGGTGGTATGGAGTCTCCAAACATGACGTTTGCCACTCCAACCTTGATTGCCCACGACAAGTCCAACATCGACGTTATCGCCCACGAGTTGGCCCACTCCTGGGCCGGTAACTTGGTCACCAACTGTTCCTGGGACCACTTCTGGCTAAACGAGGGCTGGACCGTGTacttggaaagaagaatcacCGGTGCTATCTACGGCGAAGCCACCAGACACTTCAGCGCCTTGATTGGCTGGAATGACTTGGACAACTCCATCTCCGCCATGAAAAACCCTGAAAGATTCAGCTGCTTGGTCCAAAACTTGAAGGACGGCGCTGACCCAGATGACGCCTTCTCCACTGTCCCATACGAAAAGGGTTCCAACTTGTTGTTCCACTTGGAAAACGTCTTGGGCGGCAAAGAAGCCTTTGATCCATTCATCAAACACTACTTCAGCAAGTTCGCACGCCAATCCTTGGACACTTGGCAATTCTTGGACACCTTGTTCGAGTTCTTCCACGACAAACGCGCCATCTTGGAAGCCGTCGACTGGGAAACATGGCTATTCACCCCAGGTATGCCTCCAAAGCCAGAGCTAATCACAGACTTGGCCGACAACGTCTACTCTTTGGCCAACAAATGGATCGCCGCTGCCCAAGAATTCTCCGACCCACAACAATTCCTAAAGACCTTCTCTGCTAACGACGTCGCATCATTCTCCTCCAACCAAATCGTCCTATTCTTGGACACCTTGGTCCAAGGCGGTCAACCAGAAAACTCTGCATTCTCCTGGTCCTCCCACCGTGATGCTTGCGAAGCTTTCTGCTCCATTTACGACGAAAAGATCGGCAAGTCTCAAAACACAGAAGTCATCTTCAGAAAATTCAGATTGCAAATAAAGTCCCACGATACTACAGCCTACAATGCCTTGGCTGAATGGTTGGGCACTGTCGGTAGAATGAAGTACGTCCGTCCAGGTTTCCGTCTATTGAACGAAGTCGACCGTGACTTGGCCATCAGAACCTTCGAAAAGCTACAAGACACCTACCATCCAATCTGCAAGGCCCTAGTCAAGCAAGACTTGGATCTATAA
- the YIP3 gene encoding Yip3p, whose amino-acid sequence MSNLSQLSQISSFAQNLSFDRIKSEIGSFQNKLSSVRPPQEFFDLKRISKPQNFGEVQSRVGYNLGYFSTNYALIVGALSVYSLLTNFLLLIVIVFVFLGTMGINKLNGADLVTPFGSFKTSQLYTGLLCVAVPLGFLASPISTLMWLVGASIVSVFSHAAFMEKPIETVFEEETV is encoded by the exons ATGAGCAACCTTTCGCAATTATCT CAAATCTCCAGCTTTGCTCAAAACTTGTCTTTTGACCGTATCAAGAGTGAAATCGGGTCGTTCCAAAACAAGCTATCTTCTGTTCGTCCTCCACAAGAGTTCTTCGACTTGAAGAGAATTTCCAAGCCTCAAAACTTTGGAGAGGTACAATCCAGAGTCGGTTACAACCTAGGCTATTTCTCGACCAACTATGCTTTGATTGTTGGTGCGTTGAGTGTGTACTCTTTGCTAACCaactttttgttgttgattgTAATagtgtttgttttcttggGAACTATGGGTATCAACAAGCTAAATGGTGCGGACTTGGTGACTCCATTTGGATCTTTCAAGACCTCGCAACTATATACCGGTCTATTATGCGTTGCTGTGCCACTGGGCTTCCTAGCATCTCCAATCTCGACGTTGATGTGGCTAGTCGGTGCATCTATTGTCTCTGTCTTTTCTCACGCAGCATTCATGGAAAAGCCCATCGAAACGGTTTTTGAAGAGGAAACAGTCTGA
- the DPH1 gene encoding 2-(3-amino-3-carboxypropyl)histidine synthase, which translates to MSITNEETAVKTKPRRRFVGIKKTVGESTENSSGSDLVRKSRPKTNIRHAINQIPAEILEDEDLNSAIKLLPSNYNFEIHKTVWNIKKHNAKRVALQMPEGLLIYSLVISDILEQFCECEIVVMGDVSYGACCIDDYTARALGCDFIVHYAHSCLVPIDITAIKVLYIFVTINIDETHLMKTLQKNFDRGSRIATFGTIQFNPTIHSIKDKLLESEEKMLYIIPPQIKPLSKGEVLGCTSERLDKEQIDAMVYVGDGRFHLESAMIHNPEIPAYRYDPYSRKFTRERYDQKQLVEVRASAIDQARSSKKVGLILGALGRQGNLATVENLEQKLKDSGRTVVKIILSEIFPQKLAMFDDIDAFVQVACPRLSIDWGYAFNKPLLTPYEANIMLENDRMFNEKYYPMDYYHVDGYGRGKVPNHDNVTI; encoded by the coding sequence ATGAGCATCACAAATGAAGAAACTGCTGTGAAAACCAAGCCTAGAAGACGGTTTGTTGGTATTAAGAAAACTGTTGGGGAATCTACAGAGAATAGCTCAGGGTCAGACTTAGTCAGGAAGTCAAGACCAAAAACTAATATTCGTCATGCAATCAACCAAATTCCCGCTGAAATTCTGGAAGATGAGGACCTAAACTCTGCTATCAAATTGCTACCATCTAACTACAATTTTGAAATACATAAAACTGTATGgaatatcaagaaacaCAATGCCAAGCGTGTTGCATTACAGATGCCGGAAGGTTTACTAATATACTCTTTGGTAATAAGTGATATTTTAGAACAGTTTTGCGAATGTGAAATTGTGGTTATGGGAGATGTTTCATATGGTGCGTGTTGTATTGATGACTACACGGCAAGGGCTTTAGGCTGTGATTTCATTGTACATTATGCACACTCATGTTTGGTTCCAATCGACATCACTGCAATCAAGGTACTTTATATATTCGTTACAATCAATATTGATGAGACACATTTGATGAAGACGTTACAGAAGAATTTCGATAGGGGATCACGTATTGCGACTTTTGGTACGATTCAATTCAATCCAACCATTCACAGTATCAAGGATAAGCTACTAGAGtcagaagagaaaatgCTATACATCATCCCTCCTCAAATTAAGCCTCTTTCCAAGGGTGAAGTCCTTGGTTGTACATCTGAGAGGTTGGATAAAGAGCAGATTGATGCTATGGTATATGTGGGTGATGGTCGGTTCCATCTAGAGTCTGCTATGATTCATAACCCAGAAATTCCGGCTTATAGATATGATCCATATAGTAGAAAGTTCACCAGAGAGAGGTATGACCAAAAGCAGCTCGTAGAAGTTAGAGCATCAGCAATAGACCAGGCACGCAGTTCCAAAAAAGTTGGGTTAATTTTAGGCGCATTAGGAAGACAAGGTAACCTAGCAACAGTTGAGAATTTGGAACAGAAGCTAAAAGATTCTGGAAGAACTGTAGTAAAGATAATTCTCAGTGAGATTTTCCCCCAGAAACTTGCCATGTTTGACGATATTGATGCATTTGTTCAAGTTGCTTGTCCCAGATTGTCGATAGATTGGGGATACGCTTTTAACAAACCTTTGCTCACTCCATATGAAGCAAACATCATGCTTGAAAACGACAGGATGTTTAACGAAAAATATTATCCAATGGATTATTATCATGTAGATGGTTATGGTAGAGGTAAAGTACCTAATCATGACAATGTAACTATTTAA
- the COG6 gene encoding Golgi transport complex subunit COG6: protein MDFLDFPALVATEEPAALPQPASRLSLETLGIQGDQEEQTFVLPSIDNDEAEFSDLHSKMKHFASVSLQELKHDSLEDKSNKTSTSAILANIEKPVSTNQLLSKKINDIVNSSNYSSFSSDSEVRHALQILEKNHSNIAVQYDQLVASDFVGVLHRKSLRSKLENSMLNSHSEILSNFHFVARRIKRLSEPLERINKAMEHINEADTPKVFEFDQIREKLEKLKARREVVVKLRDSLTLNQLELDNLQNGNIDESFFKILDKINFIKEKATYLLSDEKTTAAGTSLLKSMNNYLMISNKRMYNYLLNFIDEYDTLSRQYGERTIGDEALSKFQTSLVHLSSDVQFLQDFLSRISTLRSKRLLDDFLSQFDIDNKKLERPIILSAHDPVRYLGDVLAYLHSMIVNELEFLKSIFKLNPELITSDSILKDNMEYVQDLHLKLLNKIFASLSNTVRIRLEQIVRFENDPLLNLDIVQCLSLYQMMFTRSGISESSILITSIHDLENLARSKVITTLSTYLNDLNKDQMVPNDLLPPDWFSDYLSKLSQIMSKIDQQNETKILTKDFYDKLIVEPVDQMLTKTIHDWFPNSKKDKSEKINMLIAQINSLDLIKSKIGAFHNTLFADGYGANVYDKINSQYTSFASKLKDLMMTYLLDSTGMEIYYNLFNMIFPIVSVQDELDHEMYLSAIENPIMKLPTVSENVHHKLNEYIPFALTDFQDAKLYNLMPPSIEEDIVSSCFDTFIKFYIIFKSVLFKLYPDRVEDVSTTLNFSGDEVATLLAVKEE, encoded by the coding sequence ATGGACTTCTTAGACTTCCCAGCTCTTGTGGCAACAGAAGAACCTGCTGCTTTACCGCAACCAGCATCGCGTCTTTCATTAGAAACTTTGGGTATACAGggagatcaagaagaacaaacctTTGTATTACCATCAATTGATAATGATGAGGCAGAATTCAGTGATCTACATAGCAAGATGAAACACTTCGCTAGTGTTTCacttcaagaattgaagCATGACTCTTTGGAAGATAAATCTAACAAAACCAGCACATCTGCAATTCTTGCCAATATTGAAAAGCCAGTATCAACCAACCAGTTACTTTCcaaaaagatcaatgaTATTGtaaattcttcaaactaCTCTAGTTTTTCCTCTGATTCTGAAGTAAGACATGCTCTTCAAATacttgaaaagaaccaTTCGAATATAGCTGTTCAATATGATCAACTAGTTGCATCAGATTTCGTTGGTGTTCTTCACAGAAAATCATTACGTTCGAAACTCGAGAACTCAATGCTCAACTCACATTCTGAAATCTTGAGCAACTTTCATTTTGTGGCcagaagaataaaaaggTTATCGGAGCCTTTGGAAAGAATTAACAAAGCCATGGAACACATTAATGAAGCTGATACACCGAAAGTTTTTGAGTTTGATCAGATTAGAGAAAAGCTGGAGAAACTCAAGGCTAGACGAGAAGTGGTAGTCAAGTTACGGGACTCATTAACCCTTAAtcaattggaattggataACTTACAAAACGGTAATATAGATGagtctttcttcaaaatactAGACAAGATCAATTTTATTAAGGAAAAGGCAACTTATCTTCTTTCAGATGAAAAAACAACAGCGGCTGGTACTTCGTTGCTAAAATCCATGAATAATTATCTCATGATATCCAATAAAAGAATGTACAACTATCTCCTCAATTTCATCGATGAGTATGATACTTTATCGAGACAGTACGGCGAGCGTACAATTGGTGACGAGGCTCTTTCCAAGTTCCAAACAAGTCTTGTTCATTTATCTAGTGATGTtcagtttcttcaagacTTTTTGAGTCGTATATCTACCTTAAGATCAAAGAGATTATTGGACGATTTCCTTTCTCAATTTGACATTGACAATAAGAAATTAGAAAGACCAATTATTCTTTCTGCTCATGATCCCGTGAGATATCTTGGTGATGTGCTTGCATACCTACATTCAATGATTGTGAATGAATTAGAATTTCTAAAGTCTATATTCAAACTCAACCCAGAACTTATAACCTCTGATTCAATCCTAAAGGATAATATGGAGTACGTGCAAGATTTGCATCTAAAACtattgaataaaatatttgcTTCCTTATCTAATACTGTTAGAATAAGGCTAGAACAAATTGTAAGGTTCGAAAATGATCCTCTCTTAAACTTAGACATTGTTCAGTGCTTAAGCCTTTACCAAATGATGTTCACAAGAAGCGGTATCAGCGAATCAAGTATACTAATAACCAGCATACATGACCTCGAAAACTTGGCTAGATCCAAAGTCATCACCACTCTTTCCACATATTTGAACGACTTAAATAAAGACCAAATGGTTCCAAATGATTTGCTACCTCCTGACTGGTTTTCTGACTATTTGTCAAAACTTTCCCAGATTATGTCAAAAATAGATCaacaaaatgaaacaaaaattttAACCAAGGACTTTTACGATAAACTAATTGTAGAACCTGTTGACCAGATGCTCACTAAAACTATTCATGATTGGTTTCCGAATTCCAAAAAGGATAAATCAGAGAAAATCAATATGTTAATAGCACAGATCAACAGTCTTGACCTTATTAAATCAAAGATAGGTGCTTTCCACAATACTTTATTCGCAGATGGATATGGGGCAAATGTATATGATAAAATAAACTCACAATACACCTCGTTCGCCTCTAAGTTAAAGGATTTAATGATGACATATCTACTTGATTCAACTGGGATGGAGATTTATTACAATCTATTTAACATGATCTTTCCTATTGTATCTGTCCAAGATGAGTTGGATCATGAAATGTATCTTTCTGCCATAGAGAACCCAATCATGAAATTACCTACAGTGAGCGAGAACGTACACCATAAACTTAACGAATATATACCATTTGCATTAACAGATTTCCAGGATGCAAAACTTTACAACTTAATGCCACCATCCATCGAAGAGGACATTGTTTCTAGTTGCTTTGACACATTTATTAAATTCTACATCATTTTTAAGAGTGTGCTGTTTAAACTCTATCCAGATCGTGTAGAAGATGTTTCTACAACCTTGAACTTTTCAGGAGATGAAGTGGCTACTTTATTGGCGgtaaaagaagaatga
- the SHQ1 gene encoding Hsp90 cochaperone SHQ1 — protein sequence MITPRFTIIQDEEYINVQIKVSSIRFNASTMELVIDGCMFIFHLSPYYLRLRFSDELVEDETLNKVEYDSKHESINCKILKAVKGTEFKDLDLPVKLLAAKNEQPKPTSGPLIQELDAKEETIADIREEGQQFDWEIKQEITSDDTPITKYGFNNSYSGYMNVSISNGNDINELDDPEHTNAEDRVKERLKKENLKFDPEYFAAEYMTSKYGDEEELQINGIKQLLNYTPPLCQSYRTWYSQLDPEQKEMNVSFPVEFTEKEQNQMHEHLPRKTYLVNDIKTQYLTILSILYSYTFEQIENEGNHTTESHWTIGKLTPQIAMLDQQILLSESMSEFSQIKAIIVTAIRRTLSYPLHRNYDLCIKAWNDTIDLLLGGKRLVIKALLDVHELYRYHDVYYVYNKILLDDLCAWFISQGNDNVIKSLALQAKKELSNVDKSSIEFECVSGINEETGEVEWETLTVAEIEQLVEQEK from the coding sequence ATGATTACACCGAGGTTCACCATCATACAAGATGAGGAATACATTAATGTGCAAATCAAGGTTTCAAGCATAAGGTTCAATGCTTCAACTATGGAATTAGTTATCGATGGATGTATGTTCATATTCCATTTGTCCCCATATTATTTAAGGTTGAGATTTTCTGACGAATTGGTCGAAGATGAAACGTTGAATAAAGTCGAATACGATTCCAAACATGAAAGTATCAATTGTAAAATCCTAAAAGCTGTTAAGGGAACAGAATTTAAAGACTTGGACCTTCCAGTAAAGCTTTTGGCTGCTAAAAATGAGCAGCCAAAGCCAACCAGTGGTCCATTGATCCAGGAACTTGAtgccaaagaagaaacaatcGCTGATATTAGAGAAGAAGGCCAACAATTTGATTGGGAAATTAAGCAAGAGATCACTTCGGATGACACCCCAATTACAAAATATGGATTTAATAACAGCTATTCCGGCTACATGAATGTTTCTATATCGAATGGTAATGATATAAACGAATTGGATGACCCTGAGCATACGAATGCAGAGGATCGTGTGAAGGAAAGGTTAAAGAAGGAGAATTTGAAGTTTGATCCAGAATACTTTGCAGCCGAATATATGACTTCAAAGTATGGGGACGAAGAAGAGCTTCAAATTAATGGTATAAAACAGTTGCTAAACTATACTCCTCCTCTTTGTCAAAGTTATAGAACATGGTATAGTCAATTAGACCCCGAACAAAAGGAAATGAACGTTTCATTCCCCGTGGAGTTCACAGAAAAGGAGCAGAACCAAATGCACGAACACCTTCCGAGGAAGACTTATCTAGTAAATGATATCAAGACGCAGTATCTAACGATACTCTCTATACTCTATTCATACACTTTTgaacaaattgaaaatgaaggaaaTCATACCACTGAGAGTCACTGGACTATTGGGAAGTTAACACCGCAGATTGCTATGCTTGATCaacaaattcttttgtCCGAATCTATGTCTGAATTCTCTCAAATAAAAGCTATTATAGTTACCGCTATTCGCAGAACGTTAAGTTATCCGTTGCATCGTAATTATGATTTGTGTATCAAGGCATGGAACGACACTATCGATCTCTTACTCGGTGGCAAGCGTTTGGTAATAAAAGCTCTACTTGATGTCCATGAACTATACCGGTACCACGATGTATATTATGTCTACAACAAAATTTTATTGGACGATTTGTGTGCGTGGTTCATATCTCAAGGGAACGACAACGTAATCAAATCGTTGGCACTACAAGCAAAAAAGGAGTTATCAAATGTGGACAAGTCAAGCATTGAATTCGAGTGTGTTTCTGGAATAAACGAGGAAACAGGTGAAGTCGAATGGGAAACATTAACCGTAGCTGAAATCGAGCAGCTTGTGGAGCAAGAGAAATGA